A window of Cryptomeria japonica chromosome 3, Sugi_1.0, whole genome shotgun sequence contains these coding sequences:
- the LOC131874301 gene encoding aspartic proteinase nepenthesin-1-like translates to MERSKLLGFVFLICSTIPMISCSSDRLFSGWPKSSSDENVKIRVNMTRRSERELGFSERLGLAVDRSKKRMKKIEALIRGQLDAETPVEVRDGEFLMSVALRTPSVSLARTASLSLRQSSTPPSPPHFPQFPAYGDGSFTSGDLAYETLSIGSSKVKGIAFGCGHDNEGQGFSQGGGLVGLGRGGLSLISQLGSKAENMFSYCLLPITDSSSQTSTLFFGEGASLSGGAKTLPLIKSSIIPTFWYIPITGITLNGKALDIPPGTFDLQSDGSGGMIIDSGTTVTILDQAAYSPLKEAIQSAIDLTPVDGSSTGLDLCYHTSSAHLTLPTLVFKFKGGVDYELPADNFFIQASENLLCLAMLGEPSGNPSIFGNIQQQNFHILYNNAQNTLSFKPTKCDSL, encoded by the exons atggagCGTTCAAAGCTGTTGGGTTTTGTGTTCTTGATATGCTCTACTATTCCAATGATATCATGTTCTTCGGACAGACTGTTTAGTGGTTGGCCGAAGTCTAGCAGcgatgaaaatgtaaaaataaggGTGAATATGACACGCAGATCAGAGAGAGAGTTGGGTTTTTCTGAGAGATTGGGTTTGGCTGTGGATCGAAGTAAGAAGCGAATGAAGAAGATAGAGGCATTGATAAGAGGGCAATTAGACGCTGAAACGCCCGTTGAAGTACGGGATGGAGAATTTCTGATGAGCGTTGCACTGCGAACGCCATCTGTGAGCCTTGCAAGGACTGCTTCTCTCAGCCTACGCCAATCTTCGACCCCTCCAAGTCCTCCACATTTTCCACAATTCCCTGCG TATGGCGATGGTTCCTTCACCAGCGGCGACCTGGCTTACGAGACATTGTCAATTGGGAGCAGCAAGGTTAAAGGCATTGcatttggatgcgggcatgacaacGAAGGACAAGGATTCTCTCAGGGTGGTGGCCTTGTGGGACTGGGAAGAGGTGGTCTCTCCCTTATCTCACAGCTGGGTTCCAAAGCAGAGAACATGTTCTCTTACTGTCTTTTGCCCATCACCGACTCTTCTTCACAAACCAGCACCCTCTTTTTCGGCGAGGGTGCTTCCTTGAGCGGAGGAGCCAAGACTCTCCCACTCATCAAGAGCAGTATCATTCCCACTTTCTGGTACATTCCTATTACAGGAATcaccctcaatggtaaggcactagATATTCCTCCTGGAACTTTCGATCTGCAATCGGACGGCAGTGGAGGTATGATCATCGACTCCGGAACCACTGTTACGATTCTGGACCAGGCTGCCTACTCTCCTCTCAAGGAAGCAATTCAGTCCGCCATTGATCTCACTCCTGTAGACGGCTCTTCGACAGGTTTGGATCTTTGTTACCACACATCATCCGCTCACCTCACCTTGCCAACCCTTGTCTTCAAATTCAAAGGCGGCGTGGATTACGAGCTTCCGGCAGACAACTTTTTCATTCAGGCATCTGAAAATCTCTTGTGCCTAGCAATGTTGGGTGAACCATCGGGGAATCCTTCCATCTTCGGAAACATACAGCAGCAAAACTTCCATATCCTTTACAACAATGCTCAGAACACGCTCTCTTTCAAGCCCACTAAGTGTGATTCTCTTTaa